In Oligoflexia bacterium, the genomic stretch GCGCAACAATTTTGATTGGATTTGCAGATGAATTAATCACAATTCCAAATCGTGTGGTTGCGCAGTCACAAATTTCAAACTTCGCGGCCAAAAGAAATCCCATTATTCGCGGTCACATTTTTAGAATTCCCTATAAAACGAATCTTGAAGAAGTTCGCAAATTACTTTTAGAAGCGGCTTTAAAAGTAACCGGTGTAAGAGCACATCCAGCTCCAATGGTATTGTTGCAAGAGGCTCATGATTCTTGGATGCAATGTAAACTGGTTTATTTCATTGATAATTATGGTGCTCAATATCTTATTGGTGATCAGGTCTTAACTGAAAGTATGAAAACCTTGGATGCTGCTGGAATCCAACTCGCACATCCAAGGCTTATTGTAGAACAAGATCTTAAGGGCAATCGTACGCAACACCTATAACGCCAGTGCCGGAACCTGAGTATTGACCTATCTTTACAAAATTTGCCCCTTTTTTAGCAGCGTCATCTTGCATGTCTGCTAATGCTTCTTCTGAAGTACCCTGAGCTGTCATGGTGGTTCCGCTTACGCGGCCTAATTCTTTGCATTCAGAATCAGGATTTTCACGGCTCATTTTTACTTCTCGAACATCAGGTGTGAGTGATTTAGACGAGCAACCTACAAAACTCAAAATCGCTATTACTAGAATCAGTGACTTCATCACTCGTCTCCAGAGTCGCTAGATTTTTTTGAATCGGCCTTGCGAGATTTTACATCTTGCTTACAGATATCAAGTTTGTCTTGGTATTCATCTTGGCGTTTAATAAGAATGCGTTTGTATTCGCGAAAGCGCTTAAGTCTATCTTTTAAAAACTCTTCACTAACTCCGACGACCTTATCATTTTCATCGAGACCAATTTTAAATTCTTCTTCTTTGTCAGTGACGCGATCAATGGGTTCAGTCCAGATGAGTTTACCATCGCCGCCTGTGCGTTTATCAGAAAGCTTCTTTTTGCAGTCTTTTAGATTACCGTAAAGACCATTTGAACCATATTTTGTGTTACCGTAGACGCGGTCTTCAAGACTGTAAACTTCGTATTGTAGATCGCGCAATTCTTCAGACATTAAAGTTTTACGCTGCACGACCATATTGCCATCTTTGACGCCTAATTCACGGTCACCAGATATTTTGTCTGATTTTTCAATTTTGGTATCAATTTGTTCAGCCTTATGGGGATTACTCGAGCAGGCCAAAAAATTAAGGGCAAATAACACACACATCAACATTAGAATTTTTAGTTTCATTGCTTCCTCCAAAGGATCTTTAGAATTTTCTAGATTGGCTAATAAATCTACTAAAAAGCGGAGGCGCTCATGATTATTTAATTATATTAATTTCTACATTCCCAGTTCTCTTTTGTACATACACGCTGATTTCGTCTTGGTGTCTTCGTAAAAGAAGATCTACTGTTGAATGTGCTGTTTTTAAATTTTTAATGCTGAGATCTGTCAAAAAATTAGGAAGTACCGGGTGGTAAAAGCTGATTTTGTTATTATAACTATCTACCACTAATCCAAGACAAGCCTTTAAGAGCATAAATACAGAACCTGCTGCCCAGGCCTGTGGCGAACACGCGACAGGGTAAAATGTTGGGCCTTCACCAGTGCGTTTGTCAAAACCACAGAATAATTCGGGTAGTCGATATAAATCCATGTATGTTGAAACGTCAAAAAGTGTAGTTATAAGTTTAAGTGCTTCGTCTTTTAAACCGTATCGAGAAAAACCCTCAGCGATTATAGCGTTATCATGGGGCCAGATCGAGCCATTATGGTATGACATTGGATTATAACGAATCTCTGATTTTGAAAGTGTTCTGATTCCCCAACCAGAAAACATATCATTTGAAAGAAGTGTTACTGCCGTTTTGAGAGCTTGTGGTCTTGATGCAATACCTGAAAAGAGACAATGGCCCGCATTAGAACTTTTGACTTTGCATTGTTGTTTATTTCCATCAAGAGCAATAACGAAAGTTCCAAGTTCTTCATTCCAAAATTTCTTTTGAAAATTTGTTTTTAATATATTTGCTTCGCGTATGAGTTTTTCAGATCGATCGTTAAAGCCTAATTGACTGGCGATTTTTGCTGCTTGAATTTTTGCCTCATACACATAGCCTTGTACTTCTGCTAATGCGATGGGGCCCTGGGCTAATTCACCGTTGGCGTGGGACACTGAATCGGGTGAATCTTTCCATCCTTGATTGGCTAATCCGTTTGGTGCCCGTCGTTGATATTCTATGAATCCATCGCCATCAAGGTCGCCACAAGTATCGATCCATTGAAGCCCTGCCTCTATTGAAGGCCAAAGTGCTTCAATGAAAGGGCGATCATTTGTCCAATCAAAATAATTTCCTGCTAATGTAATAAAAAGTGGTGTTGCATCTGCAGAGCCGTAATATCTTTTGAACGGAACTTCACCGGTTTCTACCATTTCGCCTTTGCGAAATTCATGGAGAATTTTCCCTGGTTCAGCATCTTGTTCAGAAATATTTTCCTTTGATTGATACTTGGCAAGATACGTCAGTACACCTCTTGCTAAATCAGGATCAATCCAAAGATATTGAAGTGCGGTAATGATTCCATCTCGCCCAAAGACAGAATTGAACCAGGGAATTCCCGCATACGGATACTCAACACCATCAATTTGTGTGAGCATGAGTTGAATGTCTGATTTTGATCGATTAAGCCAAGCATTAAAGCGTTCACTCGATGCAGTAAGACGACAGCCACTGGTCATTTTTAATTTTTTAGTCGATTCAATCTGTGAAAAAGCTGTTTGAAAACTAACTGCGGGCAACGCAGCTTCTAAAGTCTGAAGACAATTAATTGTGATGTATAGTGTGGTTATTTCTTGCGGGTTAGAATTAATAATAAATTGTGCACTTGATTCAGATATTTTAGCAGGTGCTGGATGAAAACTGAGTTTACATGTACGTCTAATTTTATCTAAACCTTCGTATTCAAATCTAACTGAACTTGAGTCAATAACGGGCTGATCCTGCGTACCATGTTGTATGCGGGGAATACCTCTGATTTCAAACATGTCTGCAAAATCTGATTTAAATTTTAGATTTATTTCTAAACTCTGTTTACTGTTCCCAAAATTTGTAATTTCTATTTGTTCATAACAGGCATCATCGGTGAGAAATTTTGATCTAAAAATATGAAAGGTCCCGCGATGTACAACTTCTCCGTTAGCTTGATTCAAATCTGGATTGCTAAGATCTGCTGTAAATAATGTATTATCACTACGAATCGTAGAGCTTAGAAATAGTGGATATTGATTTCCGATCTTTAATTCAAATTGTGAAAGATAGCGGGTTGCCTCCCTGTAAAGACCTTGTGCTCGCATGCCTATAGGCTTGAGATCTCCTGAGACATCAAAAATAGCAAAAACCTCACCGCTTTTAACTACGCGAGTTCTTGGGTCAGCAAGTGAAGATGATGCTTTTATATATATTTGGTTTTCGAGTTGGATGATATCTTCCATGGATTTATTCCAGGAAGAATTGAGTAAACCGGAGCCTCGAATTCATTTTCCGCATTGAGAATGTTCTCATAAACCCTCACATACTCGCGCGCCATTTTTTCAACTGCAAAATGTTCTTCAAAATAAAGACGGCACTTGGTTCGGTCAATTTCATTTATCTTATTCATACATTTCTCAGCGGAGCTCATATTATCAACGATGTAGCCGTTGACGCCATTCTTGATCAACTCAGGAGTAGACCCGCATCGATAAGCTAAAACAGGAGTGCCGCACGCCATGGCTTCAATAATAACAAGGCCAAATGGCTCGGGCCAATCGATGGGCGCAATCATTACAGTTGCGTTACCTAGAAATTCATTTTTTTCCGTTTCATTAATTTCACCGATGAATTCTACATGTGGTGATTTTGCAATTAAGGGTTTTATGAAATTTTCCCAATAATCCTCATCAGGGTAACCAACTTTTGCTGCGATCTTTAATTTTATTCCAGCGCGTCGAGTAATCTCAATGGCGCGATCAGGTCTTTTCTCTGGAGATATTCTTCCTAAGAAAGCTGCGTATCTTTGGGGTTTTGTATAAAGTGAATATAAATCTGTGGGAAGACCATGATGCACAGTTCCCTTCCAATTGAGCCATGGAAGGGGAATGCGTTGCGCATCTGATATAGAGACCACGGGGATTTCACTGAATTCTTGATAGAGTGGAATAAGTTGCGCAATATCAAGTCTACTATGCATGGTCGTTACTGATGGAATGTCATGTTCGCGTAGCAAAGAGTAATGAAGATAATCTAAGTGAAAATGTGCAATGTCGTATTCTGATTTTTCACGCTTAAGTTGTTCAAGCATGACTAATTGTGGAATAAGTGAACAATCATTTTTGCCTAATTGTCTTATTGCTTTTGCGCATGGTGAAACAAGTCTTGCAGCTGTAAGTGAGTCGCCACTGGCAAATAAAGTAACATCGTGACCAAGGCGTATTAATTCTTCAGTTAAATAAGATACTACACGTTCAGTGCCTCCGTAGAGTTTTGGAGGAACACTTTCAAATAATGGTGAGACTTGAGCAATTCGCATAGCGATGAGTATTTGCATAAAATATGCCTTAGTATTTTTACGGTATAAAAGTTCTGTACACGATTTTGGCGGCGTATTTGGGGCAAAAAGACTCATGAGGTGTGTCAGTTATGGGATAAAAATGGAATAAAAAAACTCGGATAGTTTGCTATCCGAGTCTTTATGTTTATGAGTATCTAAAATTATTTAGATTTAATCTGAAGATAAAATCTTTTCTTAGCAACAGGCTTTTTATCATTGCCGTTGTTAAAGAGTTGCACGTAAGCATAGTCCTTACAGCTTCCATCACCAAGATTCACCTGATCACAAGTTCCAGATGCCGTGAGCGTAAAGTTCGCAGCTTCTTGAGGTGTGTTGATGGTCATTACAAGTGGTTCAGCTTCTTCACCATCCCAACGAACAGCCCCTTGGAGTGGACCACTTCGAAAGAACACCTTTACCGTCAATGGATACTGAAATTTATAAGTATCAGTACCCTGTGGTTTTAGGCTGAGGTTATAAGAAATTTTTTCTGTCGCAACCAATGAAAGCTTAATCGGTTGTCGGCGTGAACCGAGGCTATAACCTGTAACTTCATTTTGCCCTATGAACAATGGCGCAGAAGCTGCCGGAGCATTTACGAGAGAAAAGTTTCTGCCAGCTAATGCTTTAAGAATTAATGGTTTGAGTTCACCTGGGTTTCTTACTTTTAAGCTTCCCATTTGATCAGCGAACAACATGCGATTGTACCATTCGTTGGCAGTCAATGCAGGGTGATTGCGGCTCAATCGCATTGCTTCGAGAGTTAAATCTGTCATTTTCCTAACACCCTCGCGGCCATACTGAGACATCGCAGCGTCAAGCATGTCTTTCATTGCGCCACCGTAGGCTTCGCCATCATCATGAACTTCGTTTGTTAATAAAAAACCAGTGTTATTGATGATACGTAAATCTTGGCTACCAGGAAATTCAGCGCCATTTGTAAGATCAGCAGTTACTAGTGCAGCAACAAAATCAGCCATACCTTCACTGAGTCCGCCTGTATCAGCGAGTTCTAAATTACTGCCCATCAAACGATCCATCACACCGTGACCTAACTCATGCCAAATAGTGAGATTGTCACGAGCATAGTTGGGTTGATCAGCTGAGTACGTTGTAAAGTTAATGGTATCTTCGGTGTAATAGGCGTTATCACGCATCTCAATATCAGGGTCAAACAAGAATGCATTAAATGGTCTAGTGGATAATTCAGGATCCACCATGCCATTATTTTGTAGTGATTCCATCAAAGTATTAATGGCGTAGTAAACTTGTAATTCGTCAAATCCATCATTGATGTATTCAACGGGATTATGATCAGCCAATCGACGTGCAGCTCTATTTAAAGCTTCATCAGCTGAGAAAAGAGGTTTGCCTTGAAGACCAGCTTTAGGAAACATTTCATAAACTTGCTGTCCTTGAAACGTTACAACTTGCCAATCAAAGCGCAAATGCGCCGAAGGTAGTGGTGTAAAATTCAAACCAGTAAGTTGTTTAACATCTGGGTGCAAGCTGATAGTGGCGTACTTTCCATCAAGCATGAGTCCTGAGGTGAAGTTGTTTTCTACGAGCGGAAGAGTTGCCAATACTTTTGCAGCGGCTCGCTTAACGATATCCATTGACCAATAACCTTGTGCTTGGCCTTGGGCTGTTTCAGCGAGAATGGGGTTATAGTACGGTGATAAATACCGTTTGTTTTGTAGAAGTTGATAAGGATTGCCCGAAGTGCGTGGAATATAATTTTTCACGTACTTTAATTCAGCTCGTACCCGTGGCTGAATTTCTTGAACAGTTTCAGCTTGCTCATAAAATCGATAGACTTGAGCGGGTATAGATATTTCTTTGGCTGATTGATCTGCTTGAGGATATTCCTCATAAGATTGACTGGTTACTTTATTTTGTTTTAAAGAAATTTTAATCTTATGAACACCGCGACGAGCTTTTACATTTACGAATCGAAGAAGATCGTTGTTCTCCCACATGTCATTCCATTTTAGAGATTTGATCATGGAGTCTTGCGTAAGCATCACAGTATCGGTGATAAGTTTTGTAGTATCTTGTGAAGACATTATTCTAGCTGGAGGAACAAGGTTTCTTATCGGTGCTTCAACCATGGCTTCAATTTGAATAGCATCACCAGTTTTCAGATCAGTCCAAATTCTAAGCTGACGGCCATTGATAGGAATGCCCGCTGAAGTTTGCGCGAGCATCAAAAAATTACTGTTTGCCAGTGGAGTTTTTTCTACCTGCAGAAAATCTGCTTTAGATAAATTAAAACCTGTTTTTGCGTTGATAACGCTTAAGATGTGAGCCATGTCAGACTGGCGATCTTCAAAAAGCGTCCATCGAACCCATTTGGATTCTCCTGCATAGGCAGTAAATGTGAATGCTAAAATTAAAAATGATATGAAAATATGTTTCATTGGTAACCCTCCCAGGCGGCTATAAAATGCTTTATTGGCCACGGTGTCAAAGTAAAGTTACCTGAAAAAACCTGTCAAATCCTGGGGGGAGCTACAAAGGCATACTTTTCAAGTTTGCAACCCGAAGCGGTTTGAATAATGATGATTTTTGGAGGCATCAACTGTGTTGCAAAAGATTTTTGAACGAGAAGGTTTTCATTGGCTCGATATTGTAGATCCAACACAAGAAGAGCTTGATCAGATAGCACAAAACTACTCTGTTACTG encodes the following:
- a CDS encoding glycosyltransferase family 4 protein, whose protein sequence is MSLFAPNTPPKSCTELLYRKNTKAYFMQILIAMRIAQVSPLFESVPPKLYGGTERVVSYLTEELIRLGHDVTLFASGDSLTAARLVSPCAKAIRQLGKNDCSLIPQLVMLEQLKREKSEYDIAHFHLDYLHYSLLREHDIPSVTTMHSRLDIAQLIPLYQEFSEIPVVSISDAQRIPLPWLNWKGTVHHGLPTDLYSLYTKPQRYAAFLGRISPEKRPDRAIEITRRAGIKLKIAAKVGYPDEDYWENFIKPLIAKSPHVEFIGEINETEKNEFLGNATVMIAPIDWPEPFGLVIIEAMACGTPVLAYRCGSTPELIKNGVNGYIVDNMSSAEKCMNKINEIDRTKCRLYFEEHFAVEKMAREYVRVYENILNAENEFEAPVYSILPGINPWKISSNSKTKYI
- a CDS encoding amylo-alpha-1,6-glucosidase, with product MEDIIQLENQIYIKASSSLADPRTRVVKSGEVFAIFDVSGDLKPIGMRAQGLYREATRYLSQFELKIGNQYPLFLSSTIRSDNTLFTADLSNPDLNQANGEVVHRGTFHIFRSKFLTDDACYEQIEITNFGNSKQSLEINLKFKSDFADMFEIRGIPRIQHGTQDQPVIDSSSVRFEYEGLDKIRRTCKLSFHPAPAKISESSAQFIINSNPQEITTLYITINCLQTLEAALPAVSFQTAFSQIESTKKLKMTSGCRLTASSERFNAWLNRSKSDIQLMLTQIDGVEYPYAGIPWFNSVFGRDGIITALQYLWIDPDLARGVLTYLAKYQSKENISEQDAEPGKILHEFRKGEMVETGEVPFKRYYGSADATPLFITLAGNYFDWTNDRPFIEALWPSIEAGLQWIDTCGDLDGDGFIEYQRRAPNGLANQGWKDSPDSVSHANGELAQGPIALAEVQGYVYEAKIQAAKIASQLGFNDRSEKLIREANILKTNFQKKFWNEELGTFVIALDGNKQQCKVKSSNAGHCLFSGIASRPQALKTAVTLLSNDMFSGWGIRTLSKSEIRYNPMSYHNGSIWPHDNAIIAEGFSRYGLKDEALKLITTLFDVSTYMDLYRLPELFCGFDKRTGEGPTFYPVACSPQAWAAGSVFMLLKACLGLVVDSYNNKISFYHPVLPNFLTDLSIKNLKTAHSTVDLLLRRHQDEISVYVQKRTGNVEINIIK